From one Nematostella vectensis chromosome 7, jaNemVect1.1, whole genome shotgun sequence genomic stretch:
- the LOC116612819 gene encoding uncharacterized protein LOC116612819 has product MPDLGYYDLQGIKEDDARALRAWHQAEVARGAVFNLQEDLASYCHQDVEVLKRAVLAFDELITAAAGLHPFQVAITIASLSSRILRTKFLEEKTIGLIPTRGYRGHDVQSLKALQWLKYIEHREGEGVFIQHTGNRGEVRLAGRIKVDGYAESTNTVYQYHGCFYHGCTTCFQPHTVNPLTNTTMQELRKHTRAVELRLKAQGYNYEDVWECQFDAQLNTHPELRALVGDVEDGKPLESRDAFFGGRTNAIRLHCKANVEQGEEIHYYDFTSLYPWVNAMCEYPVGHPDAILTENFEEDLHAYKGLIKLRVLPPRDLFFPVLPVRVNDKLMFPLCHRCAQEEEQGSCTHSDEERAFTGTWAHPEIYKALEKGYRVIRVYDVWHWERWARLFEEYIKTFLKYKQEASGWPSWCTTDADKMQYVDDYERHQGVRMDPSKIEKNPGLRSVAKMV; this is encoded by the coding sequence ATGCCCGACTTGGGCTATTACGACCTTCAAGGGATAAAAGAAGACGATGCCCGCGCCCTACGTGCCTGGCACCAAGCCGAAGTGGCTCGTGGTGCCGTGTTTAACTTGCAAGAGGATCTCGCTTCCTACTGTCATCAGGACGTTGAGGTGCTCAAGAGAGCGGTACTCGCTTTCGACGAGCTCATCACGGCCGCTGCAGGTCTTCACCCGTTTCAGGTGGCCATCACCATTGCTTCCTTGTCTAGCCGTATACTGCGCACCAAGTTTCTGGAGGAGAAGACTATTGGACTGATACCCACGCGCGGGTACCGTGGGCACGACGTGCAATCTCTGAAAGCGTTGCAGTGGCTGAAGTACATCGAACATCGCGAGGGAGAAGGAGTGTTTATTCAGCATACCGGGAACCGTGGCGAAGTGCGTTTGGCAGGTCGGATCAAGGTGGACGGGTACGCCGAGTCTACCAACACGGTGTACCAGTACCACGGGTGTTTCTACCACGGTTGCACCACGTGTTTCCAGCCTCACACCGTAAACCCTTTGACGAACACCACGATGCAAGAGCTACGCAAGCATACGCGCGCGGTGGAGTTGCGTCTCAAAGCCCAAGGCTACAACTACGAGGATGTGTGGGAGTGCCAGTTTGACGCGCAACTCAACACTCACCCCGAACTGCGAGCTCTCGTGGGGGATGTCGAGGACGGAAAACCTCTTGAGTCTCGTGATGCTTTTTTCGGAGGAAGGACCAACGCGATTCGACTGCATTGCAAAGCCAACGTGGAGCAGGGCGAAGAGATTCACTACTATGACTTTACGTCGTTGTACCCGTGGGTCAATGCCATGTGCGAGTACCCCGTGGGGCACCCCGACGCGATCCTTACCGAGAATTTCGAGGAAGATCTTCACGCGTACAAGGGACTTATTAAGCTACGTGTTTTACCGCCTCGCGACCTATTCTTCCCCGTCCTCCCTGTCCGCGTCAACGACAAGTTGATGTTCCCTCTGTGTCACCGGTGTGCCCAAGAGGAGGAGCAAGGCTCGTGCACGCATTCGGACGAGGAGCGGGCGTTCACGGGAACGTGGGCCCACCCCGAGAtttacaaagctctagagaAAGGCTATCGCGTGATCCGTGTGTATGATGTGTGGCATTGGGAACGCTGGGCACGGTTGTTTGAAGAGTACATCAAGACCTTCTTGAAGTACAAACAAGAAGCGTCGGGGTGGCCCAGTTGGTGCACCACCGACGCCGACAAGATGCAGTACGTCGACGATTACGAACGCCACCAAGGCGTCCGTATGGATCCCAGCAAGATCGAGAAGAACCCAGGCCTCCGCTCCGTAGCAAAGATGGTTTGA